AGGTTAAGACCCAGATATAGCTGGTCTTGAGAGCCATGCCAGGGAGTTTAAATTTATTCTGTAGGTCAGCAtttcccactagcagtgtgtaAGATGATTTTGGGTGGTACCCAAAGAAAGCTATTAATCATGTgaaattattgtatatttttcttagtaTGGATTTTTAGCAAACACACATAAATATCACCTCAAATCTCTCCTTTAATGAATTATGTTGCTTAGGAACAGTCTAAAATAGataataagtataaaataattagatcaagttaaagaaaaatattaaaagattataATCTGGAACAGGGACTCACTGAGATCATGAACTAAGTATAAACTTGGGGAAATGCTGCCAATGATGACAGAGAACCCCCAGTTGGTGGTCCTTAGCATCTTCGGTGCCATGGAGTCCTTTGATAATCTGATGGCAAATGCCTTCAGGGCTTCTTTGTAGACTCATTACCTGAGGCAAGTGTGCAGGAGCTTTGGGCTCACTGTGAAATATTCAGATAGGAAGTCAACATGATAGTATTTGGAAGTATGCTTCTAAGACTAAAGGACTTTTACAGAGTTGATTCATAAACATCATTGAGTGAGTTATACATGTCACGCCCCATGCCAGGTGCTAGGGGTACAAGACTAAGGCAACCAATCTAGTCCCAGGATTCATTTTCTCCTATTCCTCTTTATAGAGGACCATATAACCAGAAGTCAATTGCTGAGACCCTCTTGGTTTATGGCTGTCTTATTGGCCTTGTCAGGCTTTGTTGCCTAGAACAGAAGTCAGCAAGTTTCTactgtaaagggccagacagaTAATAACTATTTTAAGCTTTGCAGGCTATATGTTCTTTGTTGTATCTATTTAACTCTGCCATTATAGTGCAAAAGTAGCCACAGACAATACAAAAACAATGGAtgaggctgtgttccaataaaactttatttccaaAAGCAGGTAGCAGGCCCATATTGGCCCATAGGCTATAGTTTACCAACCTCTGATCTAAATGGAGGTCTTTTAGGAAGACCAGTGTCCAGCCAACTGTGTGGGGATCTCCACCCACTAcaaacacaaatattaaaaaaccATGAAGTCCTCATCCCCGAAAAGCTTCAAGAAAGGAACAATCACCACATGTCCCATTTGGTGGCTCTTTGTTTGTTAGGAAATTTGGGGACTTGCCCACACAATCTCCAAGGTCCCTCCCAGTTCTGTAATTCTGTGGCTGATGAGCTATTCAAGCAAGGTTGGCTGAGTTTTATCCCATCCATTAGACCCCCATTTTCCATTTTAGTCTTGGCAGCTGAACTCTTTTGGGCATTCTACCACTGACCTTTTGGGATTTCCTGTGTCACAGAATGCTGACATtgtgtttgttctcattgattttctCCCTTCATTCTTTCTGCATTAAGCTTTGTGCATGGGAAGGCATTCTTATTACATAAATAAGCATCTGTTTTTCCCTGAGACCCACTGCAAACCttatttttgcaaatttcttttttcagatcTGTTTTCCCAGCCGGTCAGTTTTAATGGGCTCCGAAAATACCCCCTCCTCTTCAATGTGTCCATTCCTCACCATGAAGAGGTCATCATGGCTGAACTTAGGCTATATACACTGGTGCAAAGGGATCGTATGATATACGATGGAGTAGACCGGAAAATTACCATTTTTGAAGTGCTGGAGAGCAAAGGGGATAATGAGGGAGAAAGAAACATGCTGGTCTTGGTGTCTGGGGAGATCTATGGAACCAACAGTGAGTGGGagacttttgatgtcacagaTGCCATCAGACATTGGCAAAAGTCAGGCTCATCCACCCACCAGCTGGAGGTCCACATTGAGAGCAAACACGATGAAGCTGAGGATGCCAGCAGTGGACGGCTAGAAATAGACACCAGTGCCCAGAATAAGCATAACCCTTTGCTCATCGTGTTTTCTGATGACCAAAGCAGTgacaaggagaggaaggaggaactGAATGAAATGATTTCCCATGAGCAACTTCCAGAGCTGGACAGCTTGGGCCTGGATAGCTTTTCCAGTGGACCCGGGGAAGAGGCTTTGTTGCAGATGAGATCAAACATCATCTATGACTCCACTGCCCGAATCAGAAGGAACGCCAAAGGAAACTACTGTAAGAGGACCCCGCTCTACATCGACTTCAAGGAGATTGGGTGGGACTCCTGGATCATCGCTCCGCCTGGATACGAAGCCTATGAATGCCGTGGTGTTTGTAACTACCCCCTGGCAGAGCATCTCACACCCACAAAGCATGCAATTATCCAGGCCTTGGTCCACCTCAAGAATTCCCAGAAAGCTTCCAAAGCCTGCTGTGTGCCCACAAAGCTAGAGCCCATCTCCATCCTCTATTTAGACAAAGGCGTCGTCACCTACAAGTTTAAATATGAAGGCATGGCCGTCTCTGAATGTGGCTGTAGATAGAAGAAGAGTCCTATGGCTTATTTAATAACTGTAAATGTGTATATTTGGTGTTCCtatttaatgagattatttaaTAAGGGTGTACAGTAATAGAGGCTTGCTGCCTTCAGGAAATGGACAGTTCAGTTTGTTGTAGGAAATGCATATTTTCCTCTCCAGTTAAGTCCCTTTCAATCTGTTTTGTCTTTGGACTTGCCATTTCCTGGCAATGCCACCTCCCTGTTGATTTGAAAACAACCCCTAGGCAAAATACAGTGTCAAAAGACACACActtgtgtatgtat
The genomic region above belongs to Gorilla gorilla gorilla isolate KB3781 chromosome 12, NHGRI_mGorGor1-v2.1_pri, whole genome shotgun sequence and contains:
- the BMP10 gene encoding bone morphogenetic protein 10 — its product is MGSLVLTLCALFCLAAYLVSGSPIMNLEQSPLEEDMSLFGDVFSEQDGVDFNTLLQSMKDEFLKTLNLSDIPTQDSAKVDPPEYMLELYNKFATDRTSMPSANIIRSFKNEDLFSQPVSFNGLRKYPLLFNVSIPHHEEVIMAELRLYTLVQRDRMIYDGVDRKITIFEVLESKGDNEGERNMLVLVSGEIYGTNSEWETFDVTDAIRHWQKSGSSTHQLEVHIESKHDEAEDASSGRLEIDTSAQNKHNPLLIVFSDDQSSDKERKEELNEMISHEQLPELDSLGLDSFSSGPGEEALLQMRSNIIYDSTARIRRNAKGNYCKRTPLYIDFKEIGWDSWIIAPPGYEAYECRGVCNYPLAEHLTPTKHAIIQALVHLKNSQKASKACCVPTKLEPISILYLDKGVVTYKFKYEGMAVSECGCR